TGGCTTACCCCGTTAGCTTGTCAGTTGTCATTGTTTGTTGATAAACAAGTAAAGTTACCATATTAAGTCCAAATGAATCACCATGTATATAAACATATTGGAAAATAAGCCGCAAGATGTCATCTCAAATACGTCAGAATATTCAATTGATAGTTGCTTTCTTTCTGGTCCTTTTTGGAGGAACGGCAGGTTATCTTTATTTGGAAAAAGGATGGTCAGTGCTGGATGCCCTTTACATGACCGTGATAACAATCACCACTATCGGATACGGGGAAATACATGACCTTTCACCTGCAGGACGAATATTTACCATCATTTTGATCTTTGTCGGGCTTGGTCTTGCCGCTGTTTTCGTGGCTCAGGTCACTAAAGTCATTATTCAATCAGGAATCAGAAACCTTTACGAGAAAAAGAAAATGTACGACAAAATCAACAAATTAAAACAACACACAATTGTCTGCGGATACGGTAAAATAGGTCGTGCAATATCCTTGAAACTTTATGAACTTGGACTTGATTTTGTTGTTCTGGATCAAAATCAGGAACGGCTCGCCGAAGCGGAACAACGAGGCTACAAAGTTTTACATGGTGACGGAGCTGTTGACGGGGTGCTGCTTTCCGCTGGAATTCGTCGTGCTGATTTCATTGTTCTTTGTATTAATGATGATGCCTGCAACATTAATATTTCACTGGCAGCCCGGGAGCTGAATTCTGATATTTTTATTGTTGTCCGCGGAACAGATCCATCCATTGAATATAGAATGCTGCGTGCTGGTGCCAACACAGTGGTCTACCCTCTTGATCTCGGAGGGGAACAAATCGGTCATATTCTTGCCCGACACGCCGGAGTTGCAGAGAATGAAGAAGCCGGTCCAACTGCTCATGAGGTGATGGGATACAGTCTGCGTATTTTTCCTTATTATGACAACACACCGACCACAGTTGGTGAAGTTAAAGTCAGGACTGGGGCAGTTAACGCGCTGGTGCTGCACCGGGAAGACGGGACAGATATTGAAAATCCTGCGGATGATATGGAGCTGAGTTATGGTGATTCCGTGCTTGAACTGGTGAAAAATGACGGGGCGGGCTGCGAACTGAAGAACGACATCAAGTGGTCTAAAGATTTGATTCTCGGAATTCCATTCATTGATGCTGAGCATCGGGTTCTGGTACGCTATGCCGAAGATTTCCAGACAGCCCTGCGTGAAGGACAGGACCACGAAGCCGTGGCCAGACTTTTTGACCGTCTGCTGGAATACACTTCAAGCCATTTCGCCCGCGAAGAGGCTTTTATGCAAAAACGCGGTTTTCCCGAAATAGAAAAACATATGAAAGAACACCGCCGCATTACCCGTGAAGTAATGGAGCTGAACCGTGACAAGAAATACATTTTCCCGGACAGCATTGATTCATTTTTGCAGGACTGGATAATCAACCACATCAATACCACTGACCGCAAGTATGTGAAGTTTTTTAAGGATGAGGATAAATGAATAATATTTTCACTGTAATCCGGCAGGAACTTCAAGCCCATGCCGATCCGGAATGTGCGGCTGGTATGAAGAGATATATGAAATCTGAAATGGATTACTACGGATTTCGCACTCCCCTGCGCCGGAAGATTTTTAACAAAACTTTCAAAGAGTCAGGCCCATGGGACTTTGAGAAATGGCAGGAAATTATATTTGAACTTTGGCGTGAGGCAGAATTTCGAGAAGAACGCTATTGCGCAATTGACCTCGTTTGCTGGAAGCCATGCGAAAATTTTCAAACATGGGAAGCAGTCCCGATGCTGGAAGAAATGATCACTGGCGGAGCATGGTGGGACTATTGTGACCACCTGGCAAAACCACTGGGGAATATTCTACGCGCTGAGCCGGTACGTATGCGAGAATTGATGCTGGAATGGTCCACAGACGGGCAGATGTGGAAACGGCGTTCATCTATTCTCTGTCAGTTACTTTTCAAAGATGATCTGGATTTTGAACTTCTGCAAAAATGTATCGAACCGAATATTGATTCCAAAGAATTTTTTTTGCGCAAAGCTATCGGTTGGGCTTTACGTGATTACGCTTGGACAAATCCGCTGCAGGTTAAAGATTACGTCGAAGCCAATGCGGAACGACTTTCGGGGCTAAGCAAACGTGAAGCATTGAAGAACCTTGGGAAATTATTGTAGCCCCTCTTACTGCTATTTATTTTATGGTAGACCAACTTCTGTAAGCTATAAGAAAAGGGTTGAAGTTTTATTACTTCAACCCTTTTTAATTTGTAATGAACTTACAAAAAATATTTACTTTCGCCAGAACTCAGGAACGCAAAGAACGATAACGGTGTATATTTCAAGACGTCCCAGCAGCATGCTGAAGATAAGTGCCCATTTCCCAAGCTCTGGTATGTGGGCATAGTTATCAGTGGGACCAACGCTCCCGATACCGGGACCGATATTACCAATACATGCTAAAGAAGCTGCAAATGATGAGACAACATCTACACCAGTTGCGGCGACAACCAATCCGCATAACACAAACAGCAGGAGCCAAAGTACGCAAAATCCGAGAATATCGTTCATGGTTTCCGGCTTGACTACTGTCTTGCCGAGTTTAACTCGGTTAACTGAGCGGGGATGGATTATACGGAAGACTTCCTGATATGCCTGCTTCATGAGCAGCATGATACGCAGATGTTTCATTCCACCACTAGTAGATCCAGCACAACCACCTAGAAACATGCAGAAAAGCAATAATCCCTGAGCTACTGCCGGCCATATTTCATAGTCTGCAGTGGCAAATCCGGTGGTGCTGATGATCGATGCTACCTGAAAAGAGGTATAGCGGAATGAATCTGCAATGGAATCATAGTTAGTGGCAGAATATACGGCGATAGTAATGACTGCCATGATTACAAGGGTTATCACGCCGAAGAATTTGAATTCCGGGTCTCTCCAGAGCAGTAGTGGACGGCCTTTTATCATCTGGTAATGCAGACTAAAATTAACCGCTGCCACGAGCATGAAAAATGTAATTACATAATCAATATAGGCACTGTCAAAATATGCAACTGAGGAGTTTTTGGTGGAAAAACCTCCTGTAGCAAGTGTGCCGAAGGTATGGCAGAGGGAATCGAAAAAATCCATACCGCCAAACATGAGTAATACTGCCTCGATTGCGGAGAAAAGAAGGTATACTTTCCAAAGAACCAAAGCAGTATCTTTGATGCGCGGCTTGAGTTTATCCGGAACCGGTCCCGGAACCTCCGCCTTGTAGAGCTGCATCCCCCCTACTCCAAGGAAAGGCAGGATAGCCAGTGAAAGCACAATGATTCCCATGCCGCCGAGCCAGTGCGTTAAGCTACGCCAGAAAAGAATTCCTTTGGCATTCTTTTCTATATCAATCATCACTGAGGCACCGGTGGTGGTGAATCCCGAAAGGGATTCAAAAAAACAATCCACATAGCTGGTGAAAACATCACCAAAATAAAAAGGCAGGCTTCCGAAAAAACCGGCAAATATCCAACCCAAGGCTACGATAGCCATACCTTCTCGATGGCTGAGTCCTCTTTTTTCTTCTCGATCCTTGAAAAAAATAAACATGGCCATACCGCCAGTGCAGGTCAGCGCAAGAGATTTTAACAAGGGTACAATACCGGAATCTTGATAATAAAGGGAAAATCCCAGCGGAAACAGCATGGTCAGCCCGACGCAGAGAGTCAAGGCTCCAATTATATGCAGAACAATTTTCCAGCGCATTAATAAAGCTCCAGCTTAGTAGTGAGAGCCTTTTCAATTTTAGGAATATTTTTGTGGGTAGAGATAATCAGCAGACGGTCATTAGGCTCAATCACTGTCAGACCAGTGGGGATAATAACATCATCGCCACGCTGAAAACATAAGATAAGGGTTCCTGTTGGAAGATTTAATTCCATGATCGGCTTCCCGACGATCCCGGATTCTTCCTGCGCAATAGCTTCAAGAGCTTCCGCTTCCTCTCCCTTGATGGATACAGCGGAAATAACTTTTCCCTGACGAACAAAATGTAAAATAGAATTGATTGCGGAAAGACGCGGACAGACCAGATGGTCGATGCCGATCGGCTCAATCAGTGGAATATAAGCAAATTTATTGATGCGTGTAATGGTCTTGCGTGCACCGAGATTTTTGGCCAGCAGACAGGAAAGGATATTCATTTCCTCATCTCCTGTCACAGATATGACCATATCAAGATCACCAACATTCTCTTCGTTGAGCAAATCCTGATCCGTGCCGTCACCGTTAAGAACAATAACCCGGTCCAAGGTTTCTGAAAGAGCGGCACAGCGTTCTGGGTCACTGTCAATCAATCTGGTGTGATATTTTTTGTTGTCCAGAGCCTGCGCAAGTAACGAACCTACATTACCGCCACCGACAATCATAACTTTCTTGATGGGGTCGGAAAGTATCCCGGCCCGTTTCAGGAGTTCATTCTGTTGGTCTCGCAAACAGGTGAAATATACGATATCGCCCTGCTCAATGCTATCCAGACCGCCGGGGATGATCAGCTCGTCATTCCTGACCAATGCCGCGATAACAACATCTATATCTTCACCGAGTGTTTCACGCACCTTCAGCAGCTGCACCCCTACAAGCGGACTTTTGTCAGGAAGCTTAACCCCGATGAGACGCACTTTTCCGCCAACGAAATCGTTGATTTCTACTGCGCCGGGCACACTCATAATTCTCAGAATGGAATCAACAACCTCTTCATCCGGATTGATGATAGTATCAATACGCAAATCACCTTCTTTGAACATATCGGAATACTTTGTGTAATCCTCATTTCTGATTCGGGCTAATTTGATAATATTGGGCTGGAGTCTGTTGGCAAAAAAAGTGGCGATAAGATTAATTTCATCTTTGTCCGTCACTGCCAGTAAAATATCAGCTTCACTTACCCCCGCTTCTTCCAGTATCTCGGGACTGGCGCCGGAGCCTTGAATTGTCTGGACATCCAGAGAATCGGATACCTTGCTAAGAGCTTTGGAATTCATGTCGATAACGACAACATCCTTGTTCTCACCGGAAAGGCGTCTGGCTACATTAAAGCCGACTTCTCCGGCTCCTACTATGATGACTCTCAAAAGTTACTCCTTGCACATTACATCTGGAATAAACAGAAAAGTACTGTTGAAATCAAAAGTTGCTTATAACTTGATAGCTGTAATTCAGCAACAACTACTTTTTTTTGAAGTGCTAAAAACGTAAAAAGCCCGCCGCACTGGGCGACGGGCTGAATTTGTCTTGTAAAGAAGATAAATCTTTTAAGACACTAAGCCATTTTGTTAACGGCTGCACAGAGGCGGGAAATCCTGCGTGCTGCGGTGCGCGCGTGGATAACTTTTTTAGTCGCTGCTTTGTCAAGGACAGAAGTAGCTTTGCGCAGGGAAGTTGCTGCGAGTTCAGCGTCGTTAGCTTCAACAGCTGCACGAACTTCTTTTACTACGTTTTTGATACGGGTACGTACCATGTTGTTACGCAGGTTACGCTTTACGCTCTGACGGTGTCTTTTGAGTGCGGATTTATGGTTCGCCAAGGTATTCTCCTTAAATTAAATTTCTATTTTTTAACCCGGCTAGCCGGGGATTAGGTTCAAACGAAGAGTCGTCTTTAACCAGTAACAGCATGAACTGTCAAGACAAGAGATCATTTTTCTTGCAGAAAAAGTCTAGAAAAGATGATCTCGTAACTCTCACTACCGGGCCCAGCAGAATTAAACCTGCAAAGCTTCGAAATCAGCCAGTCTGCTGAGCCTGTTAACCAGAGCTTTAAGCAGATTCAGACGATTCATTCTTAGTCCCTTGTCTTCGCAAATAACCATTACGTTATCAAAGAAAGCGTCAACAAAGGGACGCAGTTCGCCGAGGATTGCGAACAGCTTACTGAACTCGTCATTTTCCCAGAGTTCCTCAAAACGGGCTGCTGTTTCATCAAGCTTGTTGGCAAGTTCTTTTTCTTGTGCTTCTACAAGTTTATCAACTTCGAAGCCGCCGGTGAGCGACACACCTTGCTCACTGCCCTGCTTCTTGATGATGTTTGCTGCACGTTTGAAAGTGAGAACCGCCTGTTCAAATCCATCAGCTTTAGCGAACTGTGCCAGAGCTTCAACTCGCGCCTTGAGAGCAGTAACATCACGGTATCCGGCGCCGAGAGCTGCATCAACAACTCTTGTTTCGTAGCCCTTGCCTGTGAAGTAGGCACGGAGTCTGTTGGAAATGAACTCACCCAGTTTTTCGAGGAGCTTAGACTTATCGAGTTTCCATTTGATTTCTTTGGAGTAGCCTTCAAAAGCCATGTCCATGATCTCAAGGATGTCCACCCGAAGGTCATATTTTATAATCATGCGCACGATACCAAGAGCAGCGCGCCGCAGCGCGTAGGTATCATTTGCGCCAGTGGGGATTTTATTCAGTCCGAAACAACCGACCAGAGTGTCGGCTTTATCGGACATGGAAACAATAACACCACCGAGAGTGGAAGGTACAGGACTTTCCGGTCCGGCAGGCAGATATTGTTCATACAGGGCTTTGCAGACTACATCGTCTTCTCCACATTTGGAAGCGTAGATTCCGCCCATTATACCCTGAAGTTTATCAAATTCGTTTACCATTTCGGAAACGAGGTCGGCCTTGGCAAGACGTCCGGCACGAGCCATTTCCGTCTGGAGGCTTGCATCAACCTTACCGGCGATAAGAGCTGCAAGGCGTTCCATGCGGCGGGACTTGTCACCCATGGAACCCAAGGGACCGAGGAAAACAACGTTATCCAGCTTGGCAAGCCATGTGTCGAAATCTGTTTTAAGATCGTTCTTCCAGAAGAAGCGTCCGTCTTCGAGTCTTGCACGAAGGACTTTTTCCCATCCTTTGCGAACCAGTTCCACGTCTTTGGGAACGAGGTTCAAAGTACACAGGAAGTGCGGCAGCAGTTCTCCGTCTTCTTTCTGAATACCAAAACATTTCTGATGGCTTTCCATGCTTGTAAGCAGAACTTCTTTAGGAAGTTCTAGGAAAGATTCATCAAAGTTACCTATGATGGGTACAGGGAGTTCAACAAGGTTGCTGACTTCTTCAAGCAGGGAGTCTTTCCATACTACGGACCCGTTCAGGCCGGCAGCAAGTTTATCGCCTTCCTTGCGTACTTGCTCTCCCCTCGCTTCAGGGGAAATAATTACGGAGCTTTTGTCTTTGATCACATCGAAGTAATCACCGGCGCAGGCAACTTCCCAAGGACCTGCACCCATGACGCGATGCCCATAGGTTTTGCGTCCGGAAGGCATACCGGCCATTTCAAATTCAACGACATCGGTCCCGAACAGACAAAGCAGCCAGCGCAGCGGACGGCCGAAAGCAAAATCAAGATTGCCCCATTTCATCTTTTTGGGGAAAGACAGCTTTTTAATTGCAGTCACGCAAATCTCAGGCAGGATAGAGATGGTTTTACCGCCGCCCACGATTTTTTTAGCTGCGAGGTAATCTCCCTTTTCAGTTTCAAGAGTGTAAACATCTTCGAGAGCTATGCCCTGAGACTTAACAAAGCCTTCTAGAGCCTTTGTGGGATTACCGTCTGCATCATAAGCTATACGTGCCGGAGGTCCTGAAACTTCTTCTTCAACCTTTCTCTGCATATCAGCCATATCTTTAACAAAGATAGTCAGTCTGCGCGGAGTGGCGAAAGTTTCAACGCTGGCGTTATCAATCATGCTCTCTTCAAGAAGAGTGCGGAAAATATCTTTAATATCGAGACCCAGCCGGGGAACAAAACGGGCGGGCATCTCCTCAATTCCAATCTCAAGTATAAAATCGGCCATCTTAGTTTCCGTATTTTTTAATCGTTTTTAAGCATGGGGTAATCCATATTCTCACGCTCTTCCGCATAAAGTCGAGCGGCCGCAGAAGCCAGATTACGCACTCTGCCGATGTAGGTTGCCCTTTCAGTAATGGATATAGCACCTCTGGCATCGAGCATATTGAAGGTATGGGAACACTTCAGGCAGTATTCGTATGCCGGACGGGTCAGACCTGCTTCACAAAGTTTTTTACTTTCAGCTTCATATTTATCAAAAAGATCCAGAAGCATTGATGCATCACTGTGCTCAAAGTTATACTTGGACTGCTCCACTTCATTCTGGTGAAAAATCTGGCCGTAGGTAACTTTGTCATTCCACTTGAGATCATATACGGACTCAACGCCCTGCAGGTACATACAGATGCGCTCAAGGCCGTAAGTCAGTTCAACTGAAACAGGTTTGAGGTCAATACCGCCAACCTGCTGGAAGTAGGTGAACTGAGTTACTTCCATGCCATTGAGCCACACTTCCCAGCCAAGTCCCCATGCACCAAGTGTAGGCGATTCCCAGTCGTCTTCGACAAAACGGATGTCATGTTCGGCAGCATCAATGCCGAGAACTTCGAGACTCTTAAGGTAGAGATCCTGAACATCGTCAGGAGAAGGTTTCAGGATAACCTGAAACTGGAAGTAGTGCTGGAGCCTGTTGGGGTTTTCACCATAGCGTCCATCAGTGGGACGGCGGGAAGGTTCAACATAAGCGGTGTTCCACGGCTCAGGACCGATTACGCGGAAAAAAGTTGAAGGGTTGAAAGTACCCGCGCCGACTTCAATGTCCAGAGGCTGGACAATGCAGCATCCGTAATCAGCCCAGAAGTCCTGAAGTTTAAGTATAACATCTTGAAAATTCATCAAATTCCTCTCATCTAGCAAACAAACATTTGTATTGATTCATTCTTCCCGCTCAGCTCTTCAAGGCGAACAAAGAAAAATGTCCGGTTTACAAACAAAAATACAGGATAAATTTATATATATCCTGAACACGACTCCGTCCTGCCGGACGAATGAAATTTATATCTTCCGGTAAGAGTGTCCTTCCCATATGACCCCCATGTGGTAGGCCAGAAAGCGGTCCATAACGGAAAAGCATTCCTGCCGAATCTCCGCCGGCAGCTTCAAAGTTACCCAATTCGCAGGCCCAGTGTCCTGAATCCAAGCCAGCGTCCTGACTGTTCCGGCACTGATTGTTTCCCCTTCCCGCCCATCAACACAGTCCAGACATCTGATCTGCCCTTTTTCAACATTGAAGACTACGGGACGGGAGCCAAACAAAGGTTTGCCGCATTGTGCGCAAATTGTAAAGTCAGGATTGTACCCTTGCTCAAATGCAATCTTGGCCCTGAAGAAAAGCGGAAAGAAATCATCCGGCTCAGCTTCTTCGATAACATCAAGTGTTTCGCTCAACAAATCAAAAACAGCGCGGTTGCCATCCCGCTCCAATACAGCAGATTCAATAAATTTAAAACAATTTGCAGCAAGCCCCATTTTACGGAGATTAGAACGTATCCCAGGATAACCTTTAATGAGGCTTCCTTCCTGTAACACCTGATAAGTTCCGGTTTTGTTGGTCCCGGTTTTAAAAAGAACTTGTGAAAAAGGTTCCAGACAACCGCCGAAACGTTTTCTGCTTCTGCTTCCACCAAAGGCGAACGCGTTCTGTACCCCTCTAGTGGATGAAAGAAAGCGTACCCATAGATCGTTTTCTTTAAATCGTCCGGTTTTAAGTATAATTACTTTTTCAGTCAGTTCCATCAGTACTTGGAAACAACTCTTACTGCACTGCAGGAAATTCCAGATTCTGAACTTTTCCTTTGGTTGCTTCAAATTTAAAAGGTTTACCGTCAGAGGCGACTTCTACACCACCGCCATTGCCGAGCTTAACCTTCAAACTTTCTTTATAAGGAAGAGAAAGGGAATCTCCTTCCTGAAGGACAAATTCTCTGGCTTCACCGTCAACCACAGCTTCGAGCCAGCAGGCTTCACCAGGCTTGACGGTAATAACAACAATATTCTTGACCGGGGCGGCAGTAACAGTTTCTACCTGAGGTTCTGTTTCAGGTTCAGCTGTTTCTTCAACCTTTACTTCAGCTTCTTCTGCAACTTTGCCCTCTTGATCAACGGCAACTGGTTCGCTTTCAACTTCTTCGGATTTTTCTTCTACAACCGGAGCCGGAGCTTCTTCCACCACTTCTTCAACAGCAGCGACTTCGGTATTTGCAGCCTTATTTCCCGAGAAATAAGAATTATCGTGGAGATAGTAAACTAGTCCCCCGACAACAGCGACCAGAATCAAAACCAGAAAAATTGTGACCCCGTAACCTTTTTTGGGAGTAACACTGTAATCAGGCTGGCTTATTTCTTCTTTTTCTCTGGGGCTCTCAGTAATTCCAGAGGCCATAATTTGAGAAAAATTTTTGCCTATTTCTTCTGAATCAAGTCCAAGTGACTTGGCATAATTTTTAATGAATCCCTTGGCATAAACTTCATGCGGAAATTCATCCCTGTCACCGTTTTCAATAGCTATAATATTGACTCGACTGACTTTTGTGATTTCCATAATCTGTTCAACAGTCAATCCTTGCCTTTCACGCTCTTCTTTTAACAGGGAACCAAGCTCTTTCAAATCCATACGATCCTCACGGTACCATCTGGCAGTAGTTTTTTTGTTCTCAAAGACCGCGTAAACAGCGGCCTACCCGCTACAGTTCTCCCCGAATTATTTATACTCAATTACAGCTTTTTCCTTCAGCTTTTTAATAAAGTCGGAAAAAAGCTTATCCTGTTTTTTTTGATAAAGTTTATCATATAATTTTTCTTTACTGTCTTCGAATGAAACTTTTTCTGTCTTTTCGTATGAATCCAGTTTGAGCAGAGCTTTCGACTCCTGAACTTCAAACGGCTCGCTTATATCGCCTGGCTTGAGTCCATCAAGAGCATCATGCCATGTCTGGGCAAGGTCTTTCCACTTCAGAACGCCTAAATCGCCGCCGTTGCCCATTCCGGGACCGGTGGTGTATTTATCTGCAGCATCTTCGAAGGTTATATTGCCTGCTATTATATCCTTGCGGACCTCTTCTGCAGAAGTCGTAGGCGGAAAAAGAATAAGTTTAAGGTGTACGTTTTGGGCAATGTTACCCTGTTCTGTTTTAGTGCTGTTCCAGGCCGCTTTAATTTCTTCGTCAGTAACAACAACTTTATTTTTTACTTTATATGAAAGAAGACGATGTTTGCGTATATCCTTACGTATCTTATCTTTAAACTCATCTAATGATGTCTTTTGTAATTCTAGCTGACGTTCAAATTCTGCGTCGCTCAGGTTACTTTTCTCTTTAATAGCGTTGACTTCACCTTCAACTTCCTGATCGGTAACGTCAACTTTCATTCTTTTACTTTCCTGATCAATAATAATTTCAGTTACCATACGATCAAGAATCTGTTGGCGTATTTTTTTCAACCGTTCAACTTCAACAGCCGACAAGTTCTCACCGCTAAACTGCTTCAAGATAGGAGCCATCTTGGAGTTAAGCTCGTACATAGTCACAATTTCACCGTTAACTACAGCAACAATCCCATCAACTACTTTTTCTTCAGCATTGGAAATGGATGCAGTGCAAATGGTCATGCTGATCAGAATACCGGCAATAAAGCGTTTCAATTCAATATCTCCTGAAATATAAACAGCCGGAGCAAACCGACTTTATCTTCATATAAGTTTGTTTTCGCCGAAATCAGGCGAACTTCATATATTCCTACGACTAACTAAACTCTTTCACAGAACTATGCAACTATTCAGCTTTTACGTCTTCCGCGTACTTGTCAGTCTGCTCAGTTTTCTCCGCTTCAGGGAGCAGGTCCTTGCTTATCTTAATATTTGAAGTTGCCATTTTTTTTTGCAGCCATGCTTCAAATTTCTCTTGCAGTTTTTTCTCCAGAAGCACTTTTTCCACCATTGGATAAGCCTGCAACGGAGTCAGCAGGGTTGCTTGTTTCTTATCCTTAATAATCAGGCAAAAAACTTCTTTTTGCTGAGTGATTACAGAACTGGCTTCACCAATCTGCAAATTTTCCACAAACGGTTTCCAGCCTGCCGGAACCTGTCCGCTCCTGATCCAGATTTCCTGAACGGAAACTTGACGCAATTTAGCAGAGATCTCTGCCGGAGTAAGACCTTCGCGGAAAAGTTCAACACCTTTCAGAACCAGATCCTTGCTTAATCCTTTAACCATTACAAAACGATATCCTGCGGGCATATAGAAATCTGAAAGATGGGTGCGGTAATACTGCTCCGCTTCCTTGTAATCAATTTTAATTTCCGGGCGCAGAATATCACTGTAAAATTTATTCATGGCGAGCTGATATTTAAGTTGCGAACGCCATGCATTAATATCTATGTATTCCTCAATAAGAATTTGTTCAAAAGAATCATCAGGGTAATCGGAACGGACTTCATTTTCCGCTTCCTTCAATTCTTTATCAGTGACGGAAATACCCCTCTGTCCTAATTCCTGCGAGACAAGTTCTTGTACAATAAGGTCACCAAGGATTTGACCGTATTCGTCACGGACCTGTTCAACGGAAGGAACAAAACCTCCGTTGCCTTCGTGGGTCAGGTCGTATTTGTATTCAAGCTGAGTGAGGTATATCGGGGTCCCGTTAACACGGGCAACAACTCCCGGATCTTCACTTTCAGTCTGGCATCCGCTTAAAAGCAAACCCGCTAGTAGTAGTGAAACAATTTTTTTTTTCATAAAAATCCCGAATGAATAGTTAGATCACAAAGTTAAAGTAGTGGTTCAAGCTTTTTACATACAGAATCAAGACCTTGTGAAACAGGAATATCTTGGTCAAACCGTATTTCAAGGGCAGAAGGCGGCTTAAGTTTGGCTTTCTCACCCTGTTCGCCAATCCAGGATATGAGCTTTGCAGGATCAACCGGATTGTTATTTTCATGCCATGTCAGGATTACCCGTGTCGGGAAAAGATCTGCCCGCACAACACCCAAACGGGCCAGAGTCCGTTTAAGATAGAGAACAGCAAGGAAGTTTTCCACCTCTTCCGGGAAATGTCCGAAACGGTCCTTGATCTCGGCTGCGAGTTCTTCGATTCCGGCCTCGGTATCAGCGGATGAAAGAGCCCTGTAATAGCGTAATCTTTCCCGTGCATCAGGTACATAATCTTCCGGCAGATGGGCTTTAAACACAAAATTCATTTCAGGATCGCTATGTACTTTTGAGTCGTCACCTTTAATTCTGCGTACTTCTTCGTCCAGCATTTCAAGAAATAGATCAAGTCCGACTTTGGCCATCTGCCCTGACTGAACTTCCCCGAGAATATTACCGGCCCCACGCAGGCGCAGGTCCTCCATGGCAACTTTGAATCCGGCACCGAGGTAATCGAGTTGCAGAATGATCTGCATTCTTCGCTTGGCTTTTTCGGAAAGGGAATCCAGAGAGGAAACTACAAAATATGCGTATGCCTGACGGGTGCTTCGACCTACCCTTCCGCGCAACTGGTAAAGCTGTCCAAGACCGAACATCTGGGCCTGATCGACTATCAGAGTATTCGCGTTGGGGAAATCAAGACCGGATTCAATAATTGCGGTAGCCACTAGAATATCCAGTTCCTTGTGCCAGAACTTGTGAATAGTCTCCTCAAGACTTTTTTCCGTCATCTGTCCGTGTGCCATGCCGACTTTCGCATCAGGGGCAAGTTTTTGAACAAACTCGACAACCCGCTCAAGACCCTGAACCCGGTTATGAACCCAGAAAATCTGTCCGCCGCGTTCTAGCTCCCGGGCGACTATG
Above is a genomic segment from Maridesulfovibrio sp. containing:
- a CDS encoding SurA N-terminal domain-containing protein, with amino-acid sequence MKKKIVSLLLAGLLLSGCQTESEDPGVVARVNGTPIYLTQLEYKYDLTHEGNGGFVPSVEQVRDEYGQILGDLIVQELVSQELGQRGISVTDKELKEAENEVRSDYPDDSFEQILIEEYIDINAWRSQLKYQLAMNKFYSDILRPEIKIDYKEAEQYYRTHLSDFYMPAGYRFVMVKGLSKDLVLKGVELFREGLTPAEISAKLRQVSVQEIWIRSGQVPAGWKPFVENLQIGEASSVITQQKEVFCLIIKDKKQATLLTPLQAYPMVEKVLLEKKLQEKFEAWLQKKMATSNIKISKDLLPEAEKTEQTDKYAEDVKAE